Genomic segment of Panicum virgatum strain AP13 chromosome 2K, P.virgatum_v5, whole genome shotgun sequence:
TCAGGGCCATCATTGTTCACGCTAGGGATTATGTGCTCCGGTGATATGAACTTGACAAATTCTTGCAGTTCCGTGAAGCTGCTGTGTTCACTATAAGGCACTTCATATCTGTGGAGACAACGAAATGGCCGATGAAATTATGTAACCTGTTGTCTAGATAAATATTGTCTAAATAAAGGGATACACAATTTGCGGCGAACATGAATTCTTAAATGCTAGACACCACGTTTGCTGTTATAACTAGAAGGTCTAAGGTGCACGCTGGTATCAATGGTTGTAATTGTTTAGCAAATTTGCTGCCTGAAGGGAAGAGAATATCATTTCTTAGAGCACATCCAGGGGTAGATTCACAATATTAAAAGAAAAGGAACACATCCAGAAAGGTACCTGATGATTGATCCTTGTTGCCACCTTTTACCTGgtgtcttcttcttccctttgcCAAATGCCCAACCAGTAGGGCAAAATGCCACTATGAGGTCAAACCGGCCCTGAAAGTAAACTAGCTATAAAAAAACAGgcttagggggggggggggggggggggatgcagTGAGATTCTGGTTTCTTGCTCGATGGCTACTGGTTGGAGTCTGGAACAACAAACTTTCAATTTTTAGACAGTTCACCTGAATGGAAGTCTAAGTAGAACATAGAAATTTGTATCATAAGGACCCACAATATATGGTTAAGCTCagctttagttttttttttcctaagTAGAATTATTCCTAGCAACATCTAGCTATGAGCATCCATGAACAAATACTCGTCAGTCATACTTTCTTGCTGGTGGTGATGCTCCGAATCAGGGGATTTCTGGTTTAGACGTTTAGTCCAAATTTTAACTAATTCCTAGGGATGTTGATCATCCAGTCTATCAGTCTTATGAAGTTTAGGATAGAATACTTGGCCTTACAGCATATTGATTGGATAAATATCTCATCCGCTTGAAGCTCGCTAGAGTCCACATGGGGACAACATGTATGTGACTTTCTGCTTCATTGGCTGTAAACCAATTCATAATTTCCTGAGGAAGCTCTAAGTGTTTCAATATTTGTAGTTTTGCAGCTCCAACATATATTTTCTTCTGAAGCAAACGAGCAACCTCCATAAACAGTCTTTCTTTCCCTGCATACAGGAACTTTTATGGATCATGGTCCCTATGTTATAGAAACACTGAAATTTcccaaaatagaaaaaacaggAGTTACCAATTGTGTAGCTACCAATCAAAAACAATGTTTTTGGATTGAAAGCTTCTGCTTGGATGGCCTCGATGACAAATTGTATCACAATCTCTTGACTTGGGAAGTCATACTGCAAAACAATTTTATTCAGGGCAGATTAACCATGTCAAAATTTGACTCCTTAACTTTGCAAATacttgatttgttataaaagaaaattaaaaatacATACTCGCGGATTGCAATAGGTTGTGTCAAGTATTAGTGTGTGGATGTGTGCAGATTGCAAAACACGattgttgaccatctcagaagAAAACCGGAAGTCTCCAGTGTGCAAAACAGCCTAAAAATAGAATGTAAAGAATATAACTAATATTATGCCAAATATATGAGAAAGAAAATCAGAAAAGCACTTACTTTACCGTTGGGAGGCTCAAAGAGAATAATGATTGATCCAGGGCAATGGTTGGCATCAAAACATGTCAAATTAACTCCAGCGATAGTAATCTTTTTGTTCAGTGGCAATACATACAATTTATCCCATGGGATACCAATCTTATGATGCACAAGACTTGCTGTAATTGAGGAACAGTATATCTTCCCATGACAAAAGCTTCTAGTCAGGCCTTGGTAATCTGTTGAGGACATACAATACCTTGTTAGACAATGTACGTCAACATGACATGCCTAGCAAGCAGCAACACTGAGAAAGAATATTTGTGCAAACCATGTTTGCTAATATGCTGGTACAAAAAGTTAAAGTTAATAATTCAACAGAAACTCAGGAAATAATCAATAGAACATTTACTTACGATCAACATGGAAGTGTGTGAGAAACCAGTGGCAACAGTCTCCTCTCAAGTAGCGAAATGCATCCTGCAGCAAGATAGTTGGTTATGGAACATGGTTATTGATATGTTTGATAAATGTTCTTGTAGGCCTGTGGAGGCAAAAGCATACCACTCGAAAAGGGGTTCCTGGGATGCAACACCAAAGAGGTGTGTCTTTAGCCTTTGCTTTACCAGCATTACTTCTTCTGGTGGGTACTTTAGCACTAGATTTTTTCTGCTCGTTCAGATTAGATGGCTTGTTGACTTGGCAGGCCCTGCTTTGTCTTTGATCAGAGGAACATCGAAAGTATTCCGTAATTAATTTATTCCCGTTCATTGGAAGTGTAGTCTTCTTAGTATTTTCTGAACTTGACACGCCAGCTTCCACATCATTGGCATCATCATGTCTCTTCCGTAACTCTCCTAGAGCATGGGTAATTTTCTTTCTTGGTCCAAGAGCGGTGATCCCCATACCCAGAAGATCCTGCAGCCCATAAGTAGCAAATGTTAGTCCTTTTACTGAAAACAAGAAGTGTCATTGAGTCTAGTATGCCAACAATGAACAAATTCTCTCAAAATCATAGATATTTGTGGAGAGTTGATCCATCTACTCATGCTTCAACAAGGTCAAATCAGCAGAGCATGAAAGTGACTGCAGCATTAGAGACAGCCTCTGATGAGTCTGATTTAGAAGAGATGGGTCACATAACTTAAGCAGTAATGGACTCAAATTTTACCAGTGATCTTCATCTAAACAATACAACAAGACGTACCTCTTCAGTGAGCCATTGCAAGGTTTCCCAGTCAACTTCTTCTCTGATAAAAATTTCCTCATACTTGGATAATCCAAGGTTTCTTAACCATTGAATAACACGTCTGTTTTCAGGATTTCCTCCTGCACAGGGTTCTTTTTCACAGTTGGGACTAGATTCCTGAAAATCAGATATTCAAGCATATAAATACCTTAAAATATGTGATCCTATGTATTGCAGAGAAAGAACAATTAAGGATGACATATGAACTATATCATGTTCTTTGTATCCACACTCCACAAGTTTCATGGTGAGTTTTGTTACTCAGCTACAAGCCAAGAGGTAATTTGATGATAAGACTAACGTCTTCATTGATGAGATTCAGTTGATTAGTCCAAATGAAAAGATTTCATTGCTCCCCTTGGGTTCTTTTATAATTTATTATCAGGCTAATATGATAGGAAAGCCACCACACCATGCCACCATTGCAAACTGCAATACAGAATGAACACATTTTTATAGATGTTCATTTATTCTGTAAATAAGCAGGTAAGGATCTACAAATTCAGCAAAGAAACATTAATAAGACTATCAAGCAAAGGATGAAAACAAGAGCAGAATCCCCTTTGAGCTTTctagcaagaacaagtgaaCAACAATTTAACATGAATATTTAAGACACATTAGCACAGAAGAAAATATAATTTGAGAATGCATCATAACCTTAGCAGGTTCATCAAGACAATTGTTAGTATGCTGCTGTCGAAGCTCCTCACTCAAATCGGATATATCCAATTCACATAGAGGGCATTTCACCTGAAAATCGGACTTGAATGTCTTGGAATCGAATGTGTTCAGTTCAATGGGCGTTGCACAATTTGACTGGCCCTCTATGGAATCCTCCATGCACAAGTTAATTAGCTCATTGAGCTGTGTCCCAATCTCAAAATTATCATAATCATCAGCTTCAAATTCATGGGTTATATTTGATTCTTGAAGCTTTGATTCAGATGAATTAGAGAAGCAATGCCCTTTACATGCCTCAGGACCACAGGATTTATTCTCCATAGTCTCATTTTCAGAGGTTGCACAATGTCCTGCAGCTACTTTCCTCTCTTGAGAATCCAAGTTACATGCTCGTGAACCAGGCTCTTGGGCTTTGCTGCAGTCACCACTTCTAGAATCATGATTTGCATTCGATCCTGGAAGCTTTGACTCAAGAGAATCCAAACGGTTGTTCCCTTTATGAGGCCTAGCTCCACACTCAGATGCCACCCCAGTTTCTTCCTCCATATTCTGTTCATCAGTAACTGGGCCAAGAATCCCTGAATCAAGCCCTGTTACAAATTCACAGTTTGCATCTGATTCAAGAATCTCCGGTTCAATCAACTTCGAGTGGTAACACCCCTCAATAGC
This window contains:
- the LOC120679787 gene encoding uncharacterized protein LOC120679787; its protein translation is MPAKCKLLPKHSPSPSAVPAPRPKSTAPPFLGDCDDDDDFEPPRARSLKPCNAAAARRPRKKLKPSSSSGKENSFVAGGAVSAVTVAATAPTGAGTLAAGSRVSGCVPEAKEHMAGESCGLSRYGSNVVELGRNRKAGLDTHGYCKGNSRSLPNLMKSRFLDLGAVCDSGGGRCVEAQLVDSSTSLPVPQAWHSTDEVVGSECGPPAMEKKPRSSEAIEGCYHSKLIEPEILESDANCEFVTGLDSGILGPVTDEQNMEEETGVASECGARPHKGNNRLDSLESKLPGSNANHDSRSGDCSKAQEPGSRACNLDSQERKVAAGHCATSENETMENKSCGPEACKGHCFSNSSESKLQESNITHEFEADDYDNFEIGTQLNELINLCMEDSIEGQSNCATPIELNTFDSKTFKSDFQVKCPLCELDISDLSEELRQQHTNNCLDEPAKESSPNCEKEPCAGGNPENRRVIQWLRNLGLSKYEEIFIREEVDWETLQWLTEEDLLGMGITALGPRKKITHALGELRKRHDDANDVEAGVSSSENTKKTTLPMNGNKLITEYFRCSSDQRQSRACQVNKPSNLNEQKKSSAKVPTRRSNAGKAKAKDTPLWCCIPGTPFRVDAFRYLRGDCCHWFLTHFHVDHYQGLTRSFCHGKIYCSSITASLVHHKIGIPWDKLYVLPLNKKITIAGVNLTCFDANHCPGSIIILFEPPNGKAVLHTGDFRFSSEMVNNRVLQSAHIHTLILDTTYCNPRYDFPSQEIVIQFVIEAIQAEAFNPKTLFLIGSYTIGKERLFMEVARLLQKKIYVGAAKLQILKHLELPQEIMNWFTANEAESHIHVVPMWTLASFKRMRYLSNQYAGRFDLIVAFCPTGWAFGKGKKKTPGKRWQQGSIIRYEVPYSEHSSFTELQEFVKFISPEHIIPSVNNDGPESADAMLAQLLNE